The following are encoded in a window of Daphnia magna isolate NIES unplaced genomic scaffold, ASM2063170v1.1 Dm_contigs146, whole genome shotgun sequence genomic DNA:
- the LOC123467129 gene encoding uncharacterized protein LOC123467129, translating to MADRASGGTLPACPTCGNPPVPKKKKKRSQGNKDRKNKYNREKRALKRKIARKAKEQQVDGSVPDGWQSLVVRISEEPSVSSTSSNISLPSAVVTNPDEWQSRIVRVIEKPSVPAPDLNANVSLDPKRVRTRDHQTIQPWGTKEWKSAEEIEAWKATQTTTVGAPAEATQVTAEEEVELDLGGPKFTELDIQPPPPLIRPDPSTFLYERYIQNAEAEQRHRENRFDETRRRNRERRNGARSERQNLVCPQPRDSAGRFIRRRVDRGGREVARKSTGLNKSHRSRPY from the exons ATGGCGGATCG AGCAAGCGGAGGAACCTTGCCTGCCTGCCCCACATGTGGCAACCCCCCGgtaccaaagaaaaagaagaagaggagccAGGGAAATAAAGATCGAAAGAACAAATACAACCGGGAGAAGAGAGcgttaaagagaaaaatcgcGAGAAAGGCGAAGGAGCAACAGGTGGATGGATCTGTTCCGGATGGATGGCAGTCTCTTGTAGTGCGTATATCGGAAGAGCCATCTGTATCATCTACTAGTTCCAATATTAGTCTTCCATCGGCAGTGGTAACTAATCCGGATGAGTGGCAGTCCCGCATAGTTCGCGTTATTGAAAAACCTTCCGTACCGGCGCCCGATTTGAATGCCAACGTCTCTTTGGATCCCAAACGCGTGCGGACTCGCGACCACCAAACTATCCAACCGTGGGGAACTAAAGAATGGAAGTCTGCGGAGGAAATTGAGGCCTGGAAAGCCACTCAGACTACTACCGTAGGTGCTCCAGCAGAGGCGACCCAAGTAACAGCAGAAGAAGAGGTGGAACTTGATCTGGGGGGTCCGAAATTTACTGAATTGGACATtcaaccaccaccaccacttATTCGACCAGACCCATCGACTTTCTTGTACGAGCGGTATATCCAGAACGCCGAGGCAGAGCAACGCCATCGAGAGAATAGGTTCGACGAGACACGGAGAAGAAATAGAGAGCGGAGGAACGGAGCAAGATCTGAGCGTCAGAATTTAGTGTGTCCGCAACCACGAGACTCAGCTGGGCGTTTCATTCGACGACGCGTAGATCGTGGAG